CACTCAAGGCTTGTTCGATCTTCTTGCGGGGGGTGATGTCCATGAGTACGCCCTGATTGAAAATCCGATTGCCGTTATCATCACGGACAATGGAAGTCTCATCTGATACCCAGCGAGTTTCACCGTCTGCGGTCTTGATCCGATACTCCTGTGCATATTCCTCAACGTCGAGTTTCTGATAATGCTCAATCTCATTAAGCAAACGCCGATTGTCATCCGGATGACCGATACTCTCAAAAGTAACCTTGCCACTCAAAAAATCTTCGGCTGAATATCCCCACTGACTGACATTCTCGGAGACATAAACCAAGGTATAGGTTTCATCCGCTTTACGCCGAAAAAGCACTGCCGGAGAGTTTTCCACGATCAATGTTGCCAGCCCGAGCTTTTCCCGAGCCTCCCTGAGCTGATCGATCTCAGCGCAGGCTCCCTTCCTGCCCGCCTTGAATTCTTCCAGTTCACCTTCACACGAGCATAAACGCGCCCGAAGAGTTTCCAACTCATCCGAGAGAACCTTCATGGATTCCCTGTCAGCATCAGCCATATATCCCCCGTTCCTTTATCAGCAACCCAATGAAAAACATTCCGATCAGATCTAGCCTTTTACTACAAGCGCAAGTCGCATATTTCAATATGTTCAAATTTTGTATTGACAGGAACCACATTTATAGGAATGATTACGATTATCATATGTCGAGTGTATTTTGCATTCACCAACGTCGGTCATGCAACAGTAATCACAATGGTCTACCCGGTATTGGAGTCAAAAGCAGCAAACATTGACTTACCGGAAGACAGGATACTCAGCAAAAGTCTTGACGCAACTGCCTCAACTCAGATTGAGGTCAAACAATAGTTTTCAACCAATTACCCTCCCCTCCTTGAAATCCCGTCTCGCCCCCCCGAGACGGGATTTCTAATTGCTGCACGACGATCATGGAAAATCCCAGTCGCACGGAACGCATACGCCTATCCCGACAGGACGCGACCTATACCCCATGATTGCTGAGGAAACCGATACATACTCGGAATAACGACGAGCTTCGGCTCTCGTCGAAGACACATCCCGCAATAAAAAAGGCCGCCATAAGCGACCCTTTCCTTACTCTCCATCACAATGAGAAAAATTACACCGTCGAATCCGCCATGGCGAGTCGAATTCCCAGACCTATGAACAGCGTGCCTGCTGCACGTTTGATCCAATGTCCGTATCGCCCACCGCCACCAAACACATTCGACGCCTTGGCTGCAGACCAGGCCCAGATCATGTTTATCAACGTACCGTTTATCGTGAACAGAATGCCAAGAAAGAGAAAGGCCAACGGCTTGGACTCTGCATCCGCAGAAACGAACTGAGGCAGGAAGGCCAAAAAGAACAGAGCCACTTTGGGATTGAGGGCATTGGTCCAAAACCCTTGAGAAAACACCTTTCGTCTGGAGAGAATACCCTTGTGTGCGCCGTCCGCGCTTCCGTTCCCTTTATACCACATACTCACGCCGACCCATATGAGATAGGCCGCGCCAAGGTACTTGACGACAGAGAAGGCAGTTGCGGACGTTGCCAGAATAGCTGACAGGCCGAG
The genomic region above belongs to uncultured Pseudodesulfovibrio sp. and contains:
- a CDS encoding LysE family translocator encodes the protein MLGTHDLALFILSGLLLNITPGQDVFYIVSRGASLGWKGGALAALGVGTGCFVHVFSAALGLSAILATSATAFSVVKYLGAAYLIWVGVSMWYKGNGSADGAHKGILSRRKVFSQGFWTNALNPKVALFFLAFLPQFVSADAESKPLAFLFLGILFTINGTLINMIWAWSAAKASNVFGGGGRYGHWIKRAAGTLFIGLGIRLAMADSTV